One window of the Coleofasciculus sp. FACHB-1120 genome contains the following:
- a CDS encoding tetratricopeptide repeat protein has translation MIRWILTLLSILFITVSTGFVNVTPAIAQEQPSTYTEAELQEGDELAAKAFTATNAGDFVTAEGLWTQLIERFPSNPAIWSNRGNSKVSQNKLSEAIADFNKSIELAPDATDPYLNRGTALEGQGKYLEAIADYNRVLEIDPKDAMAYNNRGNAKAGMGEWEEAIADYKKAADLAPNFAFARANYAIALYQMGEQKEAIRTMKNIVRKYPQFPDMRAALTAALWEQGNRGEAESNWVAVVGIDRRYKDIDWVKTVRRWPPVMVAALEKFLSLQ, from the coding sequence ATGATTCGTTGGATTCTGACTTTACTGAGCATTCTGTTTATTACTGTTTCAACTGGGTTCGTCAATGTAACGCCAGCGATCGCGCAAGAACAACCTTCTACTTACACGGAAGCTGAGTTGCAGGAAGGAGATGAACTCGCAGCTAAAGCGTTTACCGCGACAAATGCCGGTGATTTTGTTACGGCTGAAGGGCTTTGGACACAGCTAATTGAGCGATTTCCCAGTAATCCGGCTATTTGGAGCAATCGGGGAAATTCTAAGGTAAGCCAGAATAAATTGTCAGAGGCGATCGCTGACTTCAATAAATCTATTGAACTCGCCCCAGACGCCACCGATCCCTATCTGAATCGCGGTACAGCATTAGAAGGACAGGGGAAATATTTGGAAGCGATCGCCGATTACAATCGGGTGTTGGAAATCGATCCCAAGGATGCAATGGCTTACAACAACCGGGGGAATGCCAAAGCGGGAATGGGCGAGTGGGAGGAAGCGATCGCCGACTACAAAAAAGCAGCCGATCTCGCTCCTAATTTTGCGTTTGCCAGGGCCAATTACGCGATCGCGCTGTATCAAATGGGCGAACAAAAAGAAGCGATTCGCACTATGAAGAATATTGTTCGCAAATACCCCCAGTTTCCTGATATGCGGGCTGCCCTTACTGCGGCCCTCTGGGAACAGGGAAATCGGGGTGAAGCCGAAAGTAACTGGGTTGCGGTTGTCGGAATCGATCGTCGTTATAAAGATATTGACTGGGTGAAAACTGTCCGCCGTTGGCCTCCAGTTATGGTTGCCGCCTTAGAGAAATTTCTGAGTTTACAATAA
- the cax gene encoding calcium/proton exchanger: MLSLNTLFSILLLFIPISITAHFLEWGSSVVFITACLGIIPLAAWMGTATEEIAVVLGPSLGGLLNATFGNATELIISLVALNAGLVDVVKASITGSIISNLLLVMGFSMLLGGLRYKEQQFQPMVAGVNASAMNLAVIAMLLPTAMDYTSTGIDEAIVQQLSVAVAVVLIGVYGLTLLFSMKTHSYLYDAGVAEQEILTELAESNLAPEDPEHKVNLPLWIGVLLGATLLVAAESELLVSSLEEATSQLGLTALFTGVILVPIIGNAAEHATAVTVAMKNKMDLSISVAVGSSLQIALFVAPVLVLTGWALHKPMDLDFNPFELVAVAVSVLIANSISSDGKSNWLEGTLLLAAYAILALAFYFHPVMGGIG, translated from the coding sequence ATGCTGTCTCTAAACACGCTTTTTTCCATTCTTTTGTTGTTTATCCCCATTTCCATTACGGCCCACTTTCTGGAATGGGGATCGTCAGTCGTCTTCATCACCGCTTGTCTGGGGATCATTCCCCTTGCTGCTTGGATGGGCACCGCCACCGAGGAAATCGCGGTTGTTCTTGGCCCATCCTTGGGAGGACTGCTGAATGCCACTTTTGGTAACGCCACCGAACTCATTATCTCCCTCGTTGCCCTCAACGCGGGACTGGTGGATGTCGTCAAAGCGAGTATCACCGGCTCTATTATCAGCAACTTACTCCTGGTCATGGGCTTTTCCATGCTATTGGGGGGCTTGCGCTATAAAGAGCAGCAATTTCAGCCAATGGTGGCAGGGGTAAATGCCTCGGCAATGAACCTAGCAGTGATTGCGATGCTGCTACCAACCGCAATGGACTATACCTCCACCGGGATTGATGAAGCCATTGTCCAGCAACTTTCGGTCGCCGTTGCCGTAGTATTAATCGGAGTCTATGGGTTGACGCTGCTATTTTCGATGAAGACTCACAGCTATCTCTATGATGCGGGTGTGGCAGAACAGGAGATACTCACTGAGTTAGCTGAGTCAAATCTCGCTCCAGAAGATCCCGAACATAAAGTTAACCTGCCCCTATGGATTGGGGTGCTATTAGGCGCAACGCTCCTGGTTGCAGCAGAGTCGGAACTATTGGTTTCCTCTTTGGAAGAAGCCACCTCCCAACTAGGTCTGACGGCACTGTTTACAGGGGTGATCCTGGTTCCGATTATTGGCAATGCTGCCGAACACGCCACTGCTGTTACCGTGGCGATGAAAAATAAGATGGATCTTTCTATCTCGGTGGCGGTGGGTTCTAGCTTGCAGATTGCTTTATTTGTAGCTCCGGTTCTCGTTCTGACAGGTTGGGCGTTGCACAAACCGATGGATTTGGACTTCAACCCCTTTGAATTGGTAGCAGTAGCGGTGTCGGTACTCATTGCCAATTCGATTAGTTCTGATGGCAAGTCTAACTGGTTAGAAGGCACGCTGCTATTGGCTGCTTATGCAATTTTGGCGTTGGCTTTTTACTTCCACCCAGTCATGGGGGGGATCGGGTAG
- a CDS encoding DUF3536 domain-containing protein, with the protein MTSAAERPASQYSAEGTANTSVATDPLQTATGVYVTVHGHFYQPPRENPYLDAIERQPSASPFHDWNERIHHECYRPNAFARVLNDRGEVVGIVNNYEYFSFNIGPTLMSWLERYDVEVYQRILEADRKSSDRLNGHGNAIAQVYNHIIMPLANERDKYTQIRWGKEDFRSRFGRDPEGMWLAETAVDYATLEALVAEGIKFIVLAPSQAERCRPIPTDEQPVTQWLEVGGSQIDPTRPYRCYLKPTLSTQDSPLNTEYSFPTNQTPDTPYIDIFFYDGPISRDMGFNDVLGWAGTLAGRIGSAVRGDHRTSQLISVGTDGETFGHHKSGTEKTLAFAFVDEFPRRGWTVTNYAHYLSLNPPTWEVELKPVTAWSCAHGVNRWQDDCGCGGEGGVWHQKWRRPLRNALDWLRDQLSKVYEETGHQFFRDPWATRDEYIHVIRDRSPANVERFLARHRTRKLTASEQVDALRLLEMQRHSLLMYTSCGWFFEELSRPEGTQILRYAARALELAGDVSGVQLEKGFIKRLSQAPSNVDLFKHGAEVYRQLVVSAQIGIEQVAAHYAISSLFTTYPQQQRVYCYDAHQLDYQMQRMGSLTLAVGQLRLTSEITWESTHLVFAVLHLGGWDFHCCIQPFAGRRSYTHLKEKLFAALQQASAAHAILAMSQMFGGSSFNLQKLFAEERHRIMRLLSQKTLTRLDQLYTQVYRDNYGILMAFQRDELPVPQELQVAAEVAISNRARMSLRALEQENGEPQQGLNQLAELEAIAKEANQLRCQLNIPDAKRTLEQLILRSLWKLLHDSNPATLEADIQRLERMISVGNQLHLGLSLHRAQELYFSCLHSQIVPLLESETNGNSSQLRQLLLLGQKLAVDVSPRLNQLS; encoded by the coding sequence ATGACTTCTGCTGCTGAAAGACCAGCTTCACAGTATTCTGCTGAGGGAACAGCAAACACCAGTGTAGCAACTGATCCCCTGCAAACGGCTACCGGCGTTTATGTTACGGTTCACGGTCATTTTTACCAACCCCCCCGCGAAAACCCTTATCTAGATGCGATTGAACGGCAGCCGAGTGCGTCTCCGTTCCATGACTGGAATGAGCGGATTCACCATGAATGCTATCGCCCGAATGCCTTTGCCAGAGTGCTAAATGACCGGGGCGAAGTCGTGGGGATCGTGAATAACTATGAGTATTTCAGCTTTAATATTGGTCCCACATTGATGTCGTGGCTGGAACGTTACGACGTAGAGGTATATCAGCGAATTCTGGAAGCGGATCGTAAAAGTAGCGATCGCCTGAACGGACACGGCAATGCGATCGCGCAAGTTTACAATCACATCATCATGCCGCTTGCCAACGAGCGGGATAAGTACACCCAAATCCGCTGGGGTAAAGAAGACTTCCGCTCCCGATTTGGGCGCGATCCCGAAGGAATGTGGCTGGCTGAAACGGCCGTAGACTATGCAACCTTAGAAGCATTAGTTGCAGAAGGAATTAAGTTCATTGTTTTAGCACCTTCTCAAGCTGAACGTTGCCGACCAATCCCCACAGACGAACAGCCCGTGACTCAGTGGTTAGAAGTAGGCGGATCTCAGATCGATCCCACCCGTCCCTATCGCTGTTATCTGAAACCCACACTCAGCACGCAAGATTCACCCCTTAACACTGAGTATTCATTCCCCACCAACCAAACCCCAGATACTCCTTACATCGATATCTTTTTCTACGATGGCCCGATCTCGCGGGACATGGGATTTAATGATGTACTGGGCTGGGCTGGGACGCTAGCTGGACGCATCGGTTCCGCTGTACGCGGGGATCACCGGACTTCGCAGCTCATCTCGGTTGGCACAGATGGCGAAACCTTTGGACACCACAAAAGCGGTACAGAGAAAACCTTAGCTTTTGCCTTTGTGGACGAGTTTCCCCGGCGCGGCTGGACTGTCACAAACTATGCTCATTATCTAAGTCTGAATCCTCCTACCTGGGAAGTGGAACTGAAGCCAGTCACGGCTTGGAGTTGCGCTCACGGAGTCAATCGATGGCAGGATGATTGCGGTTGCGGTGGCGAAGGTGGCGTTTGGCACCAAAAGTGGCGGCGTCCCCTGCGGAATGCCCTAGATTGGTTGCGGGATCAGTTAAGCAAAGTTTATGAAGAAACGGGTCACCAGTTCTTCCGCGATCCTTGGGCTACACGGGATGAATATATCCACGTGATTCGCGATCGCTCTCCTGCTAATGTAGAGCGCTTCCTCGCCCGCCATCGCACCCGTAAACTAACAGCATCAGAACAAGTAGACGCCCTGCGCCTATTAGAGATGCAGCGCCATAGTCTGCTGATGTACACCAGTTGCGGCTGGTTCTTTGAAGAACTCTCAAGACCCGAAGGAACGCAGATTCTCCGCTACGCCGCCAGAGCCTTGGAACTTGCCGGTGATGTCTCTGGTGTGCAGTTAGAAAAAGGATTTATCAAACGCCTCTCCCAAGCTCCCAGTAATGTTGATTTATTCAAGCATGGTGCTGAGGTGTACCGGCAACTGGTAGTCAGTGCCCAGATTGGGATCGAGCAAGTGGCAGCACACTATGCCATTAGTTCCCTATTCACCACCTATCCCCAGCAACAGCGGGTCTACTGTTACGATGCCCATCAGTTGGATTATCAGATGCAACGCATGGGGTCGCTGACTCTGGCTGTGGGGCAACTGCGACTAACTTCAGAAATTACCTGGGAAAGCACTCATTTAGTCTTTGCCGTTCTCCATTTGGGCGGCTGGGATTTCCACTGCTGCATTCAACCCTTTGCTGGTCGCCGCAGTTATACCCATCTCAAGGAAAAGCTGTTTGCGGCGCTACAACAGGCGAGTGCGGCTCACGCGATCCTGGCAATGTCCCAGATGTTTGGGGGTTCTTCATTCAATTTGCAGAAATTATTTGCTGAGGAACGGCACCGGATTATGCGGTTACTCAGTCAGAAAACTTTAACCCGCCTAGACCAGCTTTATACGCAGGTTTACCGCGATAACTACGGCATCTTGATGGCGTTCCAGCGCGATGAGCTACCTGTTCCGCAAGAATTGCAAGTAGCCGCAGAAGTAGCAATTTCTAACCGCGCCCGGATGTCTCTACGGGCACTAGAGCAAGAAAACGGCGAACCTCAGCAAGGTTTGAATCAACTGGCAGAACTGGAAGCGATCGCCAAAGAAGCCAATCAGCTGCGCTGTCAGCTGAATATTCCGGATGCTAAGCGAACCTTGGAGCAGTTGATCTTGCGATCGCTCTGGAAGCTTCTGCACGACTCTAACCCAGCCACTCTAGAAGCCGATATCCAACGCTTAGAGCGGATGATTTCTGTAGGCAATCAGCTACACCTGGGCTTATCTTTGCATCGCGCTCAAGAACTCTACTTTAGCTGTCTCCACAGCCAAATCGTGCCTCTGTTGGAATCAGAAACCAACGGCAATTCGTCTCAGCTCCGTCAGTTGCTATTACTCGGTCAAAAGCTAGCTGTAGATGTCAGTCCCCGGTTGAACCAACTGTCATAG
- a CDS encoding DUF2382 domain-containing protein: MVLFKLEDFDTDYQDSFGGDDVKGFDVYSDISDDKVGSVKNILVDESGRFRYLVVDTGFWVFGKQVLLPVGRSRIDYDNRRVSAVGLTKEQVENLPEFGDDLKVDYDYEEQVRGVYRSSAAEPSVETSAPINTSTPVDASAPLGAPPVQPTYAAPMTGAVPAEPSYAAYDRDRYDYQQEPSLYDMNDRDHQTLKLYEERLIANKTRRKTGEVAVGKHVETETARVSVPVDKERVIVERVTPADAGRAVTPGEAAFHEGEAARMEIYEETPNIQKEAFVREEVRIRKEVDHDTVNAEEQLRREELDVNSNDLPIRDQNIRTDRDRI, encoded by the coding sequence ATGGTTTTATTCAAGCTTGAAGATTTTGACACAGACTATCAAGACAGTTTTGGGGGTGATGACGTTAAGGGATTTGATGTCTATTCAGATATAAGTGATGACAAGGTTGGTAGCGTCAAAAATATCTTAGTTGACGAGTCAGGGCGTTTCCGCTATTTGGTTGTTGATACAGGCTTCTGGGTTTTCGGTAAGCAAGTATTGCTACCAGTGGGTCGTTCTCGGATCGACTATGATAATCGGCGTGTATCCGCTGTTGGGCTTACCAAAGAGCAGGTAGAAAATTTACCGGAATTTGGCGACGATCTGAAGGTTGATTACGATTACGAAGAGCAGGTGAGAGGAGTGTATCGCAGCTCGGCAGCAGAGCCATCTGTAGAAACATCGGCACCTATTAACACATCGACACCTGTGGACGCATCTGCACCTTTGGGGGCACCTCCTGTGCAACCTACTTACGCGGCTCCGATGACAGGCGCTGTACCTGCTGAGCCTAGCTATGCGGCTTATGACCGCGATCGCTACGATTATCAGCAAGAGCCATCTTTGTACGACATGAACGATCGGGATCATCAAACCCTCAAGTTGTATGAAGAACGGTTGATTGCTAACAAAACTCGTCGGAAAACTGGTGAGGTAGCGGTTGGTAAGCACGTTGAAACGGAAACAGCACGAGTTTCAGTTCCGGTTGACAAAGAGCGAGTGATTGTTGAGCGTGTGACTCCAGCAGACGCGGGAAGAGCAGTTACTCCTGGCGAGGCTGCTTTCCATGAAGGGGAAGCTGCACGAATGGAAATCTACGAAGAGACTCCTAACATTCAAAAGGAAGCCTTTGTTCGCGAGGAAGTCAGAATTAGAAAAGAAGTAGATCATGACACGGTTAATGCCGAAGAACAGCTTCGTCGAGAAGAGCTGGATGTGAATAGTAACGATCTGCCAATTCGGGATCAAAATATCCGCACCGATCGCGATCGCATCTAA